The following nucleotide sequence is from Mangifera indica cultivar Alphonso chromosome 1, CATAS_Mindica_2.1, whole genome shotgun sequence.
AAAACTATTGGGCTCACATACCAtacttttttgtctttgttgattCCACAATTAAAGTGTTAGGATCTCAAAGTATAAGATATAAAACTTGAATCTCATATCAAAAAGTGTGTTTATGATGTGGAACTTACATGATTTTGAGCTCTTTAATctcaataattagtttttaagttGTAATTCTTCTAAGgttcatatcatatgatatcaAAGCCACCATTCTATCCTTGTTGCAATTGTATGACGCGGGTGATAATATCGACATTGCAATGTTTACTTAAGCCAAATAAAGAGCTAATACACAGCCAATCCATATGAGCATTGAGGCTGCAACGTGTAGTGATATGTTAGGATTGTCTCTTAACTACAATTGTGCAACAAAAAAAGTGATATCAACCCCATATGGGCGTTAAGGCTACAGAATGTaatggtatgttaggatcccaaaaTATAAGATTTAGAGCCTacattacaaaatataaacttCTGATGTAAAGTTTATATAAAGCCTTTCATGTGATACATTCATCTTATTATAGTATAGATTGATAATCACGGTAAAAACATTAACATCAACACTAAATATGTTACACGTGAAAGAACTACATGTTGTAACTACCTTACATACTAATATTACGTTAGGTTGGTTTGTGGTTCAAGGTTTACAatgaaataagaaagaaaaaaagaaagtttgtcTCGTGCTTCACGAGACGGCGAATACGCTCTGAACCTTGCGAGCTTAATACCTAGGAGAGGATGAGGAGgtattattttctcttaactgggatttttttataaatatattagtcaAAAAACCTCGGTGTCAAATGAAGGGAATATTGATACTTTCCACACAAAACCTGTTTGTTGTTActatgaaatataattataataaaataagctACATGATAATTTGTCATGCACCACTACAACTGCTAAACTCTTCTCTAGCTACATATTTGCCAATTACATTTAGAAATAACTCCCATTAAGTACTAAATTATTTCAAGAAAAACCTATAATCAAATGGTGACCATTTGTTTCTTAGCAAGGTGAGTACAATATAAAAGGTTCAATTGATTAAGTTAAAAGCTTAGTATTTAACCattttgagttttttctttGGCAACCAAGAAATCTTGTCTAGTTTGGTTAGACAGATAAACCCTGGGTGTAATGACTAGactcataattattatactGAGTGAATCAGACTTTTATAAACATAACAGAAGTTTAAACTCAGAtttcttcttaaaaattttaatatttcactgATTTTGTTAACCCttaaaatctattttaagttttaattagtTATGcatttcttcaattttaacGTGAAACTACCTTTTCTTCTTTCACAATAATAATTGAAGCCCCATCTTTTTTAGTTCAAACATGTGAAAATAGAATACCTAAGCTCAAAATAGtaatggtaatataaaaaattgtttttgttagTGACTTGCTTTCCATTTTGTCAAACCAAAACCTTAAATTAATAATCGATAGTAGTAAGTTAAATAGAATAATGGCAGTAAAGGGTAGTGGAGAAGTAGTAGTAGAGGAGTTAAAGGAAACGACAATAACATGGTAAGTAAAGAATAAccaaataaatcataaattaatatttcaaaccaaattcaaccCACCAACCAAATCCAGAAATATGACTGAAAATGTAAACgagattttttttaagatgCTTTCCTTTGAGTCACTAACTATTCATTGTGCAATGTTGTGGTGGCTTCTGCCATTACGTGCCCTTCATAATCCTCCTTTTCAATGATTCTTTACGCCAAGAATCTTCTCATTTTCACAACACACActcttctccttctctttctctatGCTCACTTCACACCCACAAACTCTCCCTTCAATCAGTTCCATTAGAAATCCTCTTTCTAAGGTCACCGCCCTtcgttttatatttttattattaacgtTTGCTTGCTGCTTAATCAGTTTCTTGGAACATATACTTCAACTTTCAGtaatatttaagttaatttctatatattttaacattatttaattCTTGCATTTTTGACATTGCTACTACATAGGAGGCAAGGTATCTCTTCTCTCTCGAataacaatgttatatatatacattttaaatatataatttaaatacatagatgatgtattattatgtaatcgAATGTTActtaatctttaattcaaaatcatttaatcacataattatatatcatctgtatatttaaattatatataaaaaatgcatacacataattttattgcctAGCATTGTCTCCTATATTACATTGAAGGGTTGTCTCCTATGcgtacaaaaaattatatagaagGGCTTTCTCCTATATTAGATAGTATGGagaaaaaaagggtaatttatAAAGAATTCAACAAAGTTAACAACTGATGagctgtttaattaaaattttagtttttttcttaattaattatttcacgCCGTGAGGACAGAAGGATAATTAAGCATCAACTCACTGACTTCCTGTCCATCATCTTCCAAACCTCCATAATAATCTGCTGTATATCTATTCTAATTTCCAAAACTCAtgataattaatcaatcatGTTACACGCGTATCGTGTCAAGACTATAAAAATATGCTTcacatttaattatttcattagaCAATGGAGCATGCCACTTCACATTGCTACattttctatatgttttggTCTCCAAATTTGATGCATGCTTGGTTTTAAGCCCACTCCACATTAAGCTAATTATATTTGACTTAATAATTTGTTTAGGGTCtgactaattatatttttagtgaaGGATACTTCTCTCTTTATCACCACATAAgtagtaaaaaattatgtagCAGTGAGTTAAGTTTGATTAGAGAGATGGGTTCTTTTAGGTTTAACTTTGCCAACTCTTAATGATTGGGTAAAGCATGTATTAAATTGGATCATTAAGGCGGCGTGATTGTTGGGAATTTGGCTAATTAATCTAAGTAAAAATGTGTGAAAAGGGTGGGTCAACTGCACATCTAAGTGTACTTCTCCCacaatcttaatttatttaccCTTGATGAGTAGTTtgatttgccaaaaaaaaaagatttaacatataaaagagtataattttaaatctctttttagaatatatcaaaatcaaacttttaatttacttaatttaatgattatagAGTCGATCACTGGATTTGAGGTTTGTTCTGTTTTGTATGATTGAATCTAACATAATGTAACAAttcagtaaaaaataaaaataaaaaacttaattgattttataatttaaagggTTATATAGTTATCCAACCAACCAAACAGTGCTAGTGTAAGAggcaaataaaaattaattaaaataaaaaactgaaaattgatgaaagagaaggagaaaaaaaaggcaaattatGTGGTTCCAGGCTTGCAAACCAATCCTCCAAAAAGGAATCGTTGGCAAAAAGTAATGGGTTTGCTTGAAAGCCAACCGAATCTCACTCGTTTCCTCGCCTCCTCATACTTACattgcatcttcttcttcttcttcttcttcttcttcttctctctctttcttactTCAAACACCTGTtgattttttcctatatatacctTTCTATAACTTCCATCCTTGGAAACGCAAGACTGGCATACTAAATTCCACCATTACTGCTCTTCTTATTTTCCTTTGACTCTCTTCCCTTTCTCTTAACCACCCAATtgcctttttatatatattcacattcGTATATACATTCAAATTCCTCCATTGCTCGTGATGGAAGTTCAGGAGGAAACTATGGCTCTTGTTATCAAAGGAAAAAGGACTAAGCGTCCTCGGCCGAACTCTCCACTTACGTTGCCTATGGTTTCTACTTCTTCTAGTGCCGTTGAAAGTGAAAGATTTAGTGACAATTCTTGTCCTACTGCATCTTTTGATTTCGCCACAACCAGtactgaagaagaagaggacATGGCGAATTGTTTGATCCTTTTAGCTCAAGGTCGAAGCTTTGAAAGGAAAGTTTTTACGgatgatcatcatcatcatcagctGGTTGAGAATTATCAGTGCAAGACGTGTAACCGgtgtttttcttcatttcaagCCTTGGGCGGACATAGAGCCAGTCACAAGAAACCCAAGAATgttaatgaagaaaagaaaactttgttggtaatcaaagaagaagaagatcatATCAGCCAGATGAGCACCGCCCTTTCTCTGCAATTATCAAATAGGGCGTCTCTCTGTGTCAGCAATAACGTCAAGGTCAATAAAGTTCATGAATGTTCCATTTGTGGCGCTGAGTTCTCATCCGGGCAAGCCTTGGGCGGCCATATGAGGCGACACCGAGCGTTTATAAGCAATAATACGACGACGTCAACAGCTTTGAGTATTGCTACAAGCAGTGATCATCATCACCGTCATCACTTGGCAGAGgccaagagaaaaagaaatttgttgCACTTAGATCTTAATCTTCCGGCGCCGGAAGATGACTGCCGGGAATCGAAATTCAGCTTCTCTTCAAAAGAGCAAGTTATCGTCTTCTCAGCTTCTTCGTTGGTTGATTGCCATTACTAAACGACTGCAACAAACAacctttatctttatctttttttttcttcttctttttaatgGAATTGTGTTACgaagaaaatgtcaaaaattaCCATTGTTAAATTCTGTATAATGTAAGTGATAATTGTTTATTCTTTGAAATTGATGGAAACGGAAATAAGAGATTGAGGAAACAGTGGGTTAGGTTGCAAGAAAGCTAAAGCAAAAGCCAATAGGAGAAGGAAGGGGTGAAAAGGGATGGCAGGCAAGCAAAGGCACAAAATAACACGACCTAACTCTAACTGCCCCTCTTTTTAAGGATCCAACTTTACACTCCATCCGTTGTACTCTCCCAAGCAACTTGCTCAACTTATCATTCAATCCAAATCTTATCATTAACATAAAGGactatgtacacaaataatatgtataaataatgatatattatcatataattatgtattattttatttctaatttaactttatccaatcacataataacatataattgttTGCGAAGAAAGTTGTATACATAGTTCTACTCAGGTCttaaatgatatgataatttatgtgttaaataattacattttatagaataatattatgtgcacaaatattgaaatatcattatgtgattgaataattttaaattaaagataaattaatactcaatcacatggtgatttgtcattgtttgtatatataatttgattgaaagacaAAAGCTTACATAAGATATGAAAAAATGAAGCTAGTTCCTtgatttttgtcttcttttaaattgaattagaacaataaaattatgtgtacctattctGAGTATACATTTGATATGTTTTATTAAGtgattgatgattttgaattaaggataaagtaacgTCTAATAACATGTTAACACACATgaagtatatacttatttatgttcTCACAatggatacatataatattgctagTACTAAAAAGCGATTTGCCATAGAAATTAACATTTacagaaggccaaaggactatatcctacccaagttttaatacGTTCTCAAAGTCACACTCGCAAGAATCGAAAAACCCAAAGTCCCACTTGTGGGCTAACTGCTGTTAGAGgcagagataaaatcattattttactaataatattaaaaaaataaaatttattatgttcacccccctcaagttttaaaaactaacaacttcactcttacctaaaattttctaactttgaaaagtcacattctcctccatcaaaattttttcttcaccccttCGGCACTGAGGACCTCCCTTCTCCATCCTAAACCGTTGATCGGTGCATAGAAAGTGATTTGGAGTAGATCTCTTCGTTAAAAACAAAGAGATCTGACGACAAAGAGATTCCAGATCTCTTTGTTAACGAAGAGATCTGGAGATCTCTTTGTTACTGATCTCATCATCTCTATTAACGAGATCTACTATATATCATTTTACGTGTATAGTCAATTGTTTAAGGTAGAAAGGAAAGGTTGATGACATCAGAGATAACGATCAAaaggatgaagaaaaaatttgggagagaaattataactttttaaagttaaaaaactttaaacatagatgaaattgttagtttttaaaacctaaagagaaaatataatgagttttatattttttaatattattaataagataataattttactcttatttgtaatagaaaattttaactataattgaCTCGTGAATgcgactttaaattttttaaccctttACAGATGTAGTcctatattaaaatatgaatatccTGGATGCTTTGTGATGACTTTGGTAACGTTCTTGcgcatatttatatttttgtttttgatgttATGTTCATGTTCCCTCACGTATTCGCATCATGTTAAACCCTCTATTGTACTCTCCATATTCTTTTGTTATATTCTATACCACTGGTTCTATCCTAAATAAAGGTccaattgttattttatttctgtataaaatacataaaagtaTTTCGGAAACTACTGAATTTGTCATCATatcatttttatgatatatccatccaactattttttatacacgTCTTTTAAAGGTAaatatttcttataatttagttttgtgATTTGAGTTCAAGGttatagaatataatttaaaatattagaatttttttatttaattagagaaaaggattatacataatttatatctccaataaatctataataatatgaaaaatcaacattacaaaatattaataataaatcctccatttctaaaattaacaaatagaatcatatgaatattaaaataatgattttttaatctaaaaacttcaaattttgaataaatttgacTGATTTGTTTGCTTTTTTATAGTCTAATTACAAGTGTTAAGttggctttattttttttttcacataaaaatatttaaaaattatcaccttgatatatatataatattaaaaaatataaactttgaagTAAAAAATGTCTGAGAGTATAAATAGATAGTTGAAATACATTTGTTAATGAGTATAGATgggattataaataatttcCAAAGGTAACGATGTTAATACAATTAAAAGATACCAATCAAAAAAGTATTtagtaattgaaaaataataaaattatatatacacattttttttacataatttaaatatatagataacatattatcatataattgaataattttaaattaaaaataaaataacattcaatcacattatgacacattatctgtatatacaaattatataccaaaaatatatactcGTAACATTgttcattgaaaaaatatacataGCTTTTTCAATTCACTATATTTTAGTACAGAAGTGAGTATACTAAGTTAAAAAACAATCCAAAGAGACTGAAAATCAGAAATTAAGCTAGATTCAGACTTAGggtgaaaaataacaaaaaaaagcaactaatttcttgacttttttttttttttcagatatatttaaatgattaatttattaatctctATTTGGGTATTTCTCTTAATATTGTCGGGAGAATTGGTTTTAAGAATAGTGAACTCCATTTTGTAAAATGTATTAAGAATTAGACAACTAATATCTCTACCTCTCTTTGCTAATCAATTTGGAGCTCAAACACTTTGTATAGacatttaaacatttaaaatgttctAACTATAAAAATAGTTAGAATCAGCAACCTtcaaaataaagacaaaaaatcaCAAGAGTGATCACCTTCTTTCAAGATGATTCTCAAGTTTTCAACTTGCAGGTGGTGGAGGGACATTGGGCCGGGGTGGTGCTGCCATTCCCATATGTTGCATGGGAGGCCCTCCAAGCTGTTGCTGAGGGGGTGGTGGTGGCCGCCAGACAGGTGGTTGACCACTCATTCCCATTGGTGGTGGAGGTGGCCTTTGATGAATTAAAGGTACCTGTGGAGGTGGTGGCATGTTTGGTGGAGGTGGCCTGTACTGCACAGATTGTGGAGGCAGGACTGGCTGCGGTACTGTTTGACCTAACTGCTGAGGCTGACCCTGCCAAGCTGCTTGTCCACCTATGGGGACGGGTGGGAAGGCTCCAGCTTGTGGAGGTGGTGCTGCTGGCCGAACAGCTTGAATAGGACCCAGAGCAGCCCCATTTGCAAAAGGCCGAGGAGGCACGGGTCCACCAACAGCACCATTGGCCTGAGTATTCTGAAGGGTCGGAGGTCCACTAGCAAACAAAGTGTGTGGTCTACTCTTCTGGGTACCTGGATTGTTTGCTGCCAAAATTCTCTCTGCATCAACATGGGTAGCAAAAAGTCTATTAGTCAGTAATGTGATGAAAAAACTTGGATCCTTTCTCCGTACAAGGCAGGTGAAACACAAATCCCCTGAACATCTATAGAAGATAGGCAGCATTATTCATTTCACTTTAGAAATAACACACAATCATAATGCTAGGGCAAAAACACAAGAGGGAAAAAACCATAAAGGTGGCAGGCAGAAGTACACGAAGCCTCACCTGCTGGGGTACCATGGCGCTCTCCTTTAGTGTCTTTCTTGTATGCATATGAGACAGTAATTTGCCGGTTACAAAGGTATTGACCAATCATTGCCTTTAAcaacataaaaatcaattagaattagaaaacattttaacaaaataGACAAAAACTAGTCATAAATGTTCATGAAGTATTGGTCTTCCAAAACTTCAGACTACAAATAAGAAACGCCAAGAAATTTAGTTATGATAGTACAAATGCTGCAGTAATTCTATGAGTTGGAATTACCATCAAGCTTCATAAGCCCATACTTAGTTTCAACAATTATAGCTAAAATAAAAGCAACCAGAGCTTCTAGAATCAATGTCAGGTTTTCCTCAGGAAAAAATTGGCGGTTGTATTAGGTTTGAGCAGGAGACATACCTCAATAGCTGCATCAGATGCCTCAAAAGAATCATAACTTATGAAACCAAAACCACGGGAATTTCCAGTATCAGGATCTCTCATTATCTGAAAAACATAAATGTAAACATCTGAGTCCAACAACATAGAATGTCACCTTCAAATCAAAGGAAAAATTCAAGAGAAAAGACTC
It contains:
- the LOC123193423 gene encoding zinc finger protein ZAT5-like, translating into MEVQEETMALVIKGKRTKRPRPNSPLTLPMVSTSSSAVESERFSDNSCPTASFDFATTSTEEEEDMANCLILLAQGRSFERKVFTDDHHHHQLVENYQCKTCNRCFSSFQALGGHRASHKKPKNVNEEKKTLLVIKEEEDHISQMSTALSLQLSNRASLCVSNNVKVNKVHECSICGAEFSSGQALGGHMRRHRAFISNNTTTSTALSIATSSDHHHRHHLAEAKRKRNLLHLDLNLPAPEDDCRESKFSFSSKEQVIVFSASSLVDCHY
- the LOC123210501 gene encoding splicing factor 3B subunit 4-like; amino-acid sequence: MTTRIAPGVGANLLGQHSAERNQDATAYVGNLDPQVTEELLWELFVQAGPVVNVYVPKDRVTNLHQGYGFVECRSEEDADYAIKVLNMIKLYGKPIRVNKASQDKKSLDVGANLFIGNLDPDVDEKLLYDTFSAFGVIVTNPKIMRDPDTGNSRGFGFISYDSFEASDAAIEAMIGQYLCNRQITVSYAYKKDTKGERHGTPAERILAANNPGTQKSRPHTLFASGPPTLQNTQANGAVGGPVPPRPFANGAALGPIQAVRPAAPPPQAGAFPPVPIGGQAAWQGQPQQLGQTVPQPVLPPQSVQYRPPPPNMPPPPQVPLIHQRPPPPPMGMSGQPPVWRPPPPPQQQLGGPPMQHMGMAAPPRPNVPPPPAS